TATCAAGAAATCGATATCTTTGCTCGTAAAGTTACGAGGTACTAAATCCATCACAGCCAGTGTACCTAAACAATGTCCAGATGCAGTCAGCAAAGGTGCGCCTAAGTAAGCACGGATACCATAATGTTGAAATAATGAACTTCTAGAAAATTCTCCATCCGTTGCTGTATCTGGAATTGCTAAAACTTGATGACTATCAACGACATAAGTGCAAAATGATTCATTACGAGGCAGTTGCCCAGATGTCAATAACTCATTCATTAATCCCAATCGAGATAAACCAACAGCCGACTTAATCCACTGTCGATCTTCTGTCATTAAGCCCACGAGACTGATAGGTGTTTCTAAAAATCGGGAAGCTGTTTGAGTAGCTTCTTCAAACACTGGCATCGTGTCTGTTTTTAGTAGACCAAACTCCGCCAAAACTGTAAACCGTTGCTGTTCTCTTACTGCGGGCGTGAAATTATCAAGACGACAAAAAAGCCTACTTTCTGGACTTTCCATGACCATCTCTACCCCGATCCTTGCTGCTATATTACTCATCCCAATGCGGCTGTTGAGTTAACCCTATAACTAAGGTTCCCGAACAACAGTTCACAACCAACACATTGCAGCAGAATTGCTAGTAGAGATAAGCTTGGTTATTGGCTATCAGTCATCGTGCATTGTTAATTGTCCAAGCAGGGTGAGACAGCAAAGAGGAAATAACCCGCACTCCCCGCAACTGATTTGATAGAGGTAGATGCCCCTTGGGTGCTGTTAAAGCCCAAGTAAACTCATTCGGATAACGAGTCCAAGCGTTGCCGTTTTTCCAACCAATTTTCGACCAGAGTTTTTCCCAATTTTTGCCAACTGCCAGCCACATTTCCCGTTGAACGGAAAATCCAAACTTACCTTCTGAGTGTAGTAACCATAAATTATTGATCGTTTGGAGATCAGTAATTGGACAATTTTCTACCTCTGTAAAGTACAGCCACTTTCTTTGTAGTGCATCAGAACCCGCCAATTCACACAGTTTTAGGTTAGAGAGACGATCAGCTTCTAAAAAGTCTTGTTGAGCAAGCAGTTTTTGGAGAGGGCTATAATCAATTCCACGCTCAGACTTTAATGGCACAATCCCAGTCGGAAAGTTGGTATTGAGAAATTCAGTTGCCTTGGCTGAGTTCGCCTGATAAAGAGCTTGGTAAGCAATACCGTCAACTAAACTGGGTGGTGAAGAGCGACGTTCACATAAAAATTCCATCAATAACTGTAAACCGACATCACCAGAACTGAGGACTTCGGGAATCAGTTTTTGTTGATTTTTCTCAGTTTCTGACTTGAACTTGTAGCGAATGTCAGCGATGTTGTCGGATGTATCTGGTGAGGTAGTGGTTAGATCACTCATTAAGCGACTCGGCGTGCTGGTTACTTCTAGCTGGAGTTATCTGTGCATTAATTAGCTTACCAGCATCGGTAAACATCAGCCAATAATTTTACTTTTGTTCTGGTAGGCGGTAGCCATTTTCGTAGGCAAAGCGCACTAACTGAGAGCGATTGGCTAAATCCAACTTATTAAGTATATTACTAAGATGGGTTTGCACTGTACGGGGGCTGATAAACAAGCGATCGCTGATTTGTTTATTCGTAAAACCTTGAATCACTTCCCAAAATACTCTCGCTTCGGCGGGTGTCAAGGGTAAATCTTCTGGTTGAGTAGATAAAGCAATCTCAACTGTGCGCTCTTTTTCTATCAGTGGTTGTTCAGGTGCAGGGGGTAGAGGCATTGCAGGTGAACGGCTTGCCAAATGCTGCATCAACATTACCATTTCTGAATGTATCCGGCGCGATCGCTCTAGTTGAGCCTCAATCTTGGCGATTAATTCCCTGGGATCAACAGGTTTAGTTAAATAATCATCCCCCCCAATCGTGTGACCTATAATGCGATCTTCCAACTCTCCTTTCGCCGATATAAAAATAAACGGTACCAATTGCCCAAATCTACTAGCCCTCAACTGGCGGCAAAATTCCAACCCGTTCATCTCTGGCATCATCACGTCAGATACGACTACATCAGGTGGATCTTGCTCGAAGACAGTTAATGCTTCAACCCCAGAACTCGCTTCCTTGATTTGGTATCCATGCTTGTGCAAATGATGTATCAAGATAGTTCGCAGAGTTCTATCATCATCCACCACTAAAATCTTTTTCACGTAATTAACCTACTTTTTAAAATCCTGCTGGTGATGTAACTCCCGCGAGATTGAACTATGTATAGCTCTATACAACAATGGTATGCTCGTTTCTATTTATCTGTCTGTTAACAATTTTGAACAACTCAGAGGTTTTAAATAGCTTCTTTGATCATAAACACCAAAAAAAGCTTGATTTCAGTACCACTAGCTAGATTAATCTAGTAACCTGCCTCTAAAAGCACGCTTGTCGGCTAAGTTATCCAAAACTAAACAGCAATATGTACGAAAAAATCACACCCCCTGATACTGGTTCTCGGATTACTTTCCAAAATGGCGAACCAATTGTGCCAGACAACCCGATTATTCCTTTTGTTCGTGGAGATGGTACAGGTGTTGATATTTGGCCTGCTGCTCAGAAAGTATTTGATGCCGCAGTTAAAACTGCCTATGGAGATAAACGACGCATTAGTTGGTTTAAAGTTTACGCTGGTGACGAAGCCTGTGAAAAGTACGGCACATACCAATATTTGCCCGAAGACACTCTTAATGCGATCAAAGAGTATGGTATTGCCATCAAAGGGCCACTGACAACACCCGTGGGAGGTGGTATTCGTTCACTCAATGTCGCCCTGCGTCAAATTCACGACCTATACGCCTGTGTGCGCCCCTGTAAATACTATCAAGGTACGCCTTCCCCCCACAAAAACCCAGAAAAACTCGATGTCATTGTTTACCGAGAAAATACAGAAGATATTTACCTGGGAATTGAGTGGCGACAAGGCAGTGAAATGGCTAACAAAATCATTCATTTGCTAAATAATGAATTGATTCCCGCCACTCCCGAACATGGCAAAAAGCAAATCCCTCTAGATTCTGGCATTGGAATCAAACCGATTAGTAAAACAGGCTCTCAGCGTCTAGTTCGCCGCGCTATTCAGCACGCCCTGCGCCTACCATCTCATAAGCAAATGGTGACGTTAGTGCATAAGGGCAACATCATGAAGTATACAGAAGGAGCCTTCCGCGACTGGGGTTATGAATTAGCGATTACAGAATTCCGTAACCAGTGTGTGACTGAACGGGAATCTTGGATTCTTTCTAACAAAGAGAAGAACCCAAATATTACCGTTGCAGAAAATGCAGGTGAGATCGAACCAGGATACAACTCTCTGACAGAGGAAAAACAAGCTGCTATTTGTCGTGAAGTTGAAACTGTACTGAATAGCATCTGGGAAACTCACGGCAATGGTCAGTGGAAAGAAAAGGTGATGGTAAATGACCGAATTGCTGACAGTATTTTCCAACAAATTCAGACCAGACCGGATGAATACTCTATTCTTGCCACGATGAATTTGAATGGAGATTATTTATCTGATGCTGCTGCTGCGATCATTGGCGGGTTAGGCATGGGGCCAGGAGCTAATATTGGTGATTATTGTGCCATTTTCGAGGCTACCCACGGTACTGCTCCTAAACACGCTGGTCTCGATCGCATTAACCCAGGTTCTGTAATTCTATCAGGGGTGATGATGTTGGAATTTATGGGGTGGCAAGAAGCGGCTGACTTAATCAAACAAGGCATTGGTAAAGCTATCTCTAATCGAGAAGTTACCTATGATTTAGCTCGGATGATGGAACCACCTGTGGAGACACCTCTCAAGTGTTCTGAGTTTGCTGAGGCGATTATCAAAAATTTTAGCTAAATCTGAGTGGGGAGTCAGGAGTCAGCAAGAATATTATCCTTAATCTCCCCCTGCTGCTTCTGCTCCCCCATCAAGGATTGGAGAATATATTTGAATTTTGCCCGTTTTCGCTACCTGAAGTTACCCCAGGTGTAGAGAAGTTAGACTGATTTAACTGACTCGGTGGTAATCCTGGGTTTACTGTAGTAGGGGTAGATCCAGGGTTATTAAATCCATTTAGCTGATTAGGGTTTTGAACAGTAGGTTGATTGAAGTTATTCGGATTTCCTGGTACAGCATTGGGAATGCTGGGAGGTATTACAGGTCGGTTCAAATAGGTGTAATCATTGCTGGGAAATGAGTTGGGATAGGCTGTTGCACTTGTGGCAGGTAAATTGTAGTTATTTATAGTTGAGGGAGAAATAATTTGTGGTTGATTAACCGCAGTTTGTTGTTGGTTTGGTATCGCTATCGGGGTCTGAGTTATTAATGCAGGGGATGGTGTAAGCTGGCTCAGAGCGGCTTGCAGGGCGCTGACGGGTGCAGCATTAGTAGTGGGATTGAGGGGATTAAACCCGTTGAAGTTGCTGCTTGGGTTAGAGGTAAGTGCTGAATTTGGTGAGGAGTACTGGTTAGGTGCAGGATTGAGGCTTAAAGAATTATTGTTAAGCGCAACTAAGTTGCTGCTGGAAATATTTGGTGTTAAGTCAGCAAAAGGATTATAGACGTTTTGCTGGTATGAGGGGATGTTACTCAATGGTAAGGATGTAGGGTCTATCTGAGCAACAGATTGTTGAGGATTGATTGTTTCTAGTAAATTATCTGCTTTTGTAGCGGAATATTTTTGGTTGGGTGCGGCGAGTGGCTGGGAAAATAGCGGTAGATTTAATTGTTGGTTGAGTACAGAGGAATTATCTATATCTGCGATCGCAGCTATGTCTCCAGGCGACAGTGTTGAGGAGTTAGCAGAATCAAGTTGATTTGTATTATTGTTATTACCACGCAACCACTCTGGGTGGCTCCAATATTGCCAAGCACCGATTAGTAATAAACCAAGTGCGATCGCTGATCCTAAAACAGTTGGTTGCGATAGTTTCTTTAACCTAACTTGGAAATAGCGATATACAGGGATTTTTTTTGAATATGACATATAGCTTACTCTATCGCGCTACCCGTAATACCATTACTCCTCCGGCTGTTAAGCCAAAGATATTCGGCAACCAAGCTGCTAAAAACGGAGATAGAACAGACACCTGACCAAGCGCACCGCTAATAAATGACAGTAAATAATAACTAAAAATTACTATTACACTCACACCAAAGCTAGTTGCTCTACCAGTACGTTGCGGTCTAATTCCCAAAGCAGCACCAACGATACCAAACACCAAACAAACAAAAGGTAAGGAGATTTTTTGTTGAATACGCACTTTTAGTTTAGTAATTTTTTTATCATCTCCGCTCATATTTAATATTTTTAAATATTCTAATGACTGAGCAATATTCATTTCACCATAGTCTCGACCCTTACTAGCTAGATCTAATGGCGCTCTAGAAAGGCGCAGTTTTTGGTGTTCAAATTTTAAGATATTGCGGTAAGAAGCATCTGGAGCAACTATATAAATAGAACCATTAAAAAAATCCCACGTATTTTCTTGAGTATTCCAAGTTGCTGCTTCTGCGGTGACAATTTGATTTAATCCTTTTCTAGACCAGTCTAAAATCGTCAAATTCTTCATTTGTTTACCGTCAAATTTATCCGCATAAAATAAACGTGCTAGTGTCTTGGTTGTCTGCCCGTTGATTTTTTCTTCTCGATATTCTGGATAAAAAATATTTTCTTCTTTTAAGTTTAGCTGATCTTTTTTTAGTGCTTGTGAAAGGGTTGTTGATGCTTCATAGTTGGCAGCAGGTACAACCAATTCATTAAATAAGAAGGTCATCCCAGTAACCATAAAACTGAGAACAATTGCAGGCAATATCAGCCGATAAATACTAATGCCACAGCTGCGTAACGCGATGATTTCACTGTCACTAGAAAAACGACTATATGTCATTAAACAGCTTAAAAGTGTAGACATTGGAAAAGCATAGACAATAAATTCTGGCATTTTCAATAACAAAACTTTGACGGCAATTGCGATCAAAAGTCCAGATTCAGCGACTTGCCGCACCAAATCAAATAAGCTTCCAATGGCAACTCCTAAAGAAGAAAATGCACCAACACCAAACAAAAATGGCATCAATAGTTCGATCGCAATGTATCGATCCATAACCGAGAAGCCGGGTAGTCGAGGATTATAAAATTTAGATTTACCAAATGCCATTGTTAAATAAAACCATTATTAATGATGATTATGCTCAATCAAGTAAAAAAATTGCTGATTAATTTTTTACTCATGTTTACTGCAAAATTAATAAATTTCAACGTTGAAAATTTTGACCTAAGTAGTACTGCCGCACTAAAGGATTAGCATACAGTTCTTCAGCGCTGCCAGCAGCGAGAATTTGTCCGTCGCGCATAATGTAGCCTCGATCTGTAATTGCCAAAGTTTCTCGGACGTTGTGATCGGTAATTAAAATACCCATTCTGCGATCGCGCAATTGAGCAATAATTTTTTGAATTTCTGACACAGCAATAGGATCAACCCCCGCAAACGGTTCATCTAACAGCAAAAACTTTGGCCCCTCTCTACCCGCAGCTAAAGCTCTGGCTATTTCCGTCCGTCGTCGCTCTCCGCCAGATACTTGATTACCCTTGGTATAAACTACTTTTTCGAGGCGAAACTCTTGAATTAAGGAACTTATGCGTCTACCCCACTCTCTGCGTGGCACATTAGTTTGTTCTAGCACTAATAAAATATTGTCTAGCACACTCAGGTGTCTAAAAATACTAGGTTCCTGAGCTAGATAACCAATCCCCAACCTTGCTCGTTCGTGCATCGGTAAATTGGTAATATCAAGGGCATCTAAACGTACCCTACCTTGGTCTGGCTTTTCTAAACCAGTAGCCATATAAAATGTCGTTGTTTTACCAGCGCCATTAGGCCCAAGTAGCCCCACAATTTCCCCTTGGGAAACTGAGAGGTTGACACGGTTCACTATCACTCGCTTGTTATAGGACTTGTGGACGTTTTCTAGGTAGATTTTCACTTGTTTTTGGCACTAATAATCAGGAAAACCACGTTATTTTAGGGTTGAGAATTATTTGGCTCAGAAACAATATAAACAGATTCCACCTGCTTATTAGATTTAGGTAGTGCCACAAAGCGCCCCTCATCAATTAGGTAAGTAATTGTCTCCCCACGCAGGCTATTACCTTGCTGTAGGATATAAACATTGCCGCTCATTACAATGCGGCGTTCGCGGCTGAAATATTGAGCTTGGGCAGCAGTTCCTTGAATCTGTCTTGATGGATAAAGAACTTGCACATTCCCACGAGCCGTTACGACTCCAGTTTTGGAGTTATATTCTTGCACATCAGCACGAACGCTCAGAGGGCGATTATCTTGAGAGGTTTGGGCTTGGGCGTTTTGGAGTTGCAAAGGTGCTAGAGCGCCTGCAACCACTAGAGGAGCAATTATTGCTAACCCTAACCGACGCTTCAAAGAATCAATTAATTTATATGAAGAAATCATTGTTTGCACTGGCTTAAATGAAGATGATTGTGATAGTACTATTAACGATAGTTTACCGAATCGGTTAAAGTCGAGAATCATACCACCTGCTGACATATTTTGCTAGTATGGCAACAAGCGTATTGACGTTTTCAGTTCAATCAAGTTTCTTTTGGATGAAAATAGTCAGGCATGAAGGGTGAAAAGTAGAATTTTTAGGGCGATCGCACGCAACTAAGACGTTTACGCTACACGCACTTAAAGGCAAGCGATCACTTTCCACACTACATATAAGGATATAAGGCGATCGCAATTATTGGCTTCATATCTACTGCGGGCATTTTGCTAGTGTGTGATTTCATCTACGCTGGCATAAACCTAATATGCGTATGGGCGGGTTTATCACAAAAATTTTGCTTTAGATAAGTATTTTATCTCCAAAACCACTCTTACAATCGCAAACTCATTTTCATTTTTAACAATCATCAGTTACGGTTCTAATCTCACTTGGGTTTAATTATCCCACCATACACCTGATAACTGTTACCTAATTACTGATAACTAATTTAATAAGTACTTTCGTTTTATATATTAGCGAATTTAATTTTTGGCAACTGATAGTTAGATGGATTGTTAGACGTATCTGCTCCCTCTAACTGCTCAACGAAATCAGCTATTTTCTCTGCTCCTAACTCATGCAAAGTTGTTAATAAATCAGCACTCTCAGTCACCAAATCCGTAACATTAATCTCCTCATATATAGGTTGGTAATTTTTGATGCGTGCAATTCCTTCCCCCAGTAAAACAACGGCACCACGCCAGTTATGATTCTCCAAGTGATAACAGGCAACAGCAATTTGGAGGACACCTTGATAGAACCTTTTTTGTGGCTCTGATGCCTCCATCCACAAAGCCTCTAGGGTGTCGTGACAAGCATAAAATTCTTGTTGATTAAACTGTTCAACACCCTGGAGAAATTCATTATTTGGCATAACAATTAACAATTAAGAATTACCTCAAAAGCTGAAACTGGGAGGTGAAGTAGCCAAAGATGTTTTGATTTTTCATAACTCAATGTGCAGGGCAAGCAGGCTAAAAATTGTTAATTGTTAATTGTTAATTGCTCACGCCATACTTTCGCGAACAGCTATGATTTCTTCTAGAGAAATTTCTTGCTGCTGACCAGCAAAGTCATTATCTGGAGTTAAAAATAGCATACAGTGACATTCCTTGCGCTCACGCATAGGTACGCAAGGACAATTCCAGAAAGCAGCACTTACCTCTGCTTGTTTGTCTTCGTAATGGCGACAAGGGCATAAGGGAGAACCAAGATCGTCTTTGTGCTTCGCCAGTCCTTCAATGACGACAGCAGTAACCGAAGGATCAACACAGAAGTAAGTCCCTGTACGCTTGGCATAAGTTTCGGAAAAATGCCGCATTGCCTCCAGATTTTTTTCGCTGGCTTGGTTATCAGTATTTGCTGGGTTCATGGGGTAAGATCGCAGGATGTGAGCGTATGTTTTTGCATTTTACCGCAACGCTCTTATAGCAGTTAGCAGTCACCAGTATTTTTCCTGACTTGAGTGCGGTTAAAATCTCCTATGTCGTCTTTTTATCCTAGCTTTGAACAGATAAGGCTTTAGTTATCTTTATTTTTGATAATTTTTTTACTATCCCAAATTTCTCCTATCCAATAGAACAGTATTATGCCAGAAAAACTCGCAGCAAAGTCTTCAATACTTGCAGTGCGGTAGGGTAAAATTGATTGCCAGATTTCTTCAGCAGCAGTAAAAATTGTGAAAATAAACGACCCTAGCGGGATGGGATAGCGAAAAACTGCTATCATTACCCTGCCTGTCGCTCGATGAAATAAAAAAGAAGCAATTCCGTAGAGGATAAAATGCCCTAGCTTGTCATAAGGCGGATGAGCTAGGGAAAAGTTGATTAATTTTCCTGAGTCTGCTAATAAAATAATTGTCACAATGATTAGAAAATATACAACAGAGGCTGCAATCCAGCCTTTCTGGGATAATTTCATAATTAAGCTGTTGTGCTTCTAATTGGTTTTTAGAATACCTGTTTATGAAAGGGAACAGGAAGATAGGATCTAAATTGGTAATTGCTTAGTAATAATTGTTCAAGCTTTGCTGCAATTGTAATTGCAGTGGTTGCTCAGTATTAATAATTACTCCAGGCAATTTACGATTAATCATCTTAGCTAATTCTGTGGATGCTCTTGGTTGCCAGAGAACCCAACGGCTACTATTCGGGAGGGAGTTGAGCGTTTCCGAATTTTGGGTTAACCAAATTGTAGGTGAGTTAGGCAGATTGCTAGTATTTGAGTCTTCACCTGCATTGACGGCAGCTAGGGTTTCTAATACTACTCGGTTCCCCCACAGTAAACCTGTTGCGGCTGTCCAGAGTTTCGCATTAAGCCCAGACTTACCAGCATAGAAGTAGATGGATGCTGCCGCAATTACTGCTTGTTCAAAATCTTCTAAATCCCAAACACCTGCGCTATCTAAGCCAATAATAACTTCTTGACCGCCAGTAAATACTTCTAATTCACGTACTTTAAATTCACCATAGCGGGCGCTGGTACGCCAGTGGATTAAACGGATCGGATCGCCAACGCGGTAGGGTCGCAAGGCGCGGGTAACGCCTTCTGTAGCAGCATGGGCGCGGCGATCGCGATTATAGTAAAGTGAATTTTCATCTTGTCCCATTTGATCGACCAAAGGACAGCTATTGAGGGGTAATACCGTAGGATAAACAAAAGCTTTTGCTGGAACATCCCTAAAACGACGACACCAAAATAATCCTAAAGGCGCACCTGTTCTCAACTGCACAGTGTCCCACCGATAAACTCCTCTTTTCTGGGTTGATTGATAATAAATCCATCGGTGGGCATCTTGAGATGGAATAGTTTCTAGGGATATTTGTACAGGTTTACCTAGTACGAAAGGAAGTACATCTTGAACTTGCAGTAGCGTTTTTGGCTGCTTAGTTTGATTGATGATTTCTACTTCAATTGTTAATTGGTCGCCTACTGTGACAGGAGGAATAGGATTTCGCCGTACTATCAATTCTCGCAGCGATCGCACTGATAGCACCGCCCCTAGTCCCAGCATGGCAAAGATAATCCCACTGATCACATATAGCCACCCTGCCATTGTATTGGTTGCGGCTGCGAAGAAACATATAGCAATTCCTAAAAGCAACCAACCTGCATAAGCAGGAGTTGCCCAATGAGTTTCTAACCAGCTAGTAATCCGGTTGATCATGCTTCCTTCTACTCTCTTGAGATCCCACCCTAGCAACTAAGATAACCTGTTGCTGTCCTAGTAGGGAGAAGCTAGGTTAAAGTAAACTACCTACAGGTCTGAAGTACGCAAATGTCCAATGCAAACAGAACAGCCTGTTCCCGCCAAAGATAAGCCTCCCTCAATCGCTGTGCTAGTGAGGCACGCTCATGCTAATAAAGCATCTGATATTCATCTGCGCGTTGGCGAAGTTCCAAGATATCGCATACGTGGTCAGTTAGTACCTTTTGGTAGACAATGGAAATTAACTCCAGAAATTTTTCAACAGTATTTAGTAGAGATTCTTACACCAGCGCAAATACAAGAATTTGCAGCTAATAAAGAGTTAGACACGGCGATTTTTTACCCTGGTTTTTTGCGCTGCCGGATAAATTGTTTTGAATCTCTCACGGGTGGCGCAATTGTGATGAGGTTAATTAGTCTAGATGTTCCTTCTATAGATGGTTTAGGTTTACCACCAGTTTTAAAAAAAATTGCTAGTCGTCATGAAGGGTTGATTTTAGTCACAGGGGCTACAGGTTCAGGTAAATCAACGACACTGGCGGCAATGATTCGTTATCTTAACGAAACTACCCAAAAGCATATTGTCACTGTTGAAGATCCCATTGAATTTGTTCACACTTCCCAAAATTGTTTAATTAGTCAACGGGAAGTGGGTTTGCACACTAACGACTTTCATAATGCTTTGCGGTCGGTGTTAAGGGAAGATCCAGATGTCATATTAATTGGAGAAATGCGCGATCGCATTACAGTCAACACTGCCCTACAAGCAGCCCAAACAGGTCACTTAGTTTTGGGTAGCCTACATACCCGCAATGCTATCAATGCGATTAATCGGTTGTTAAATCTCTATGAAGCAAACGAACAGCAAGCTATGCGGATTCAAATAACTGAGTCTTTGATTGGTGTTATTGCTCAAATGCTAGTACCTACAATTGATCAGGGTCGTGTTGCGGTTCACGAAATTCTCATTAATACACCTGCTATGCAAGATTATCTCCTCAAGGGAGAAGAAGATGAAGCATTGCGATTGATGGAAACTAATACTACAGAAGGTATGCAAGTTCTCAATCACGCACTCTATGAAAAAGTATTAAGTAAGCGGATCACAATTGAAGAAGCTAAGAAAGCTTCTCCTGATCCATACGATCTAGATCGTCGTGTCCGTACTGGAGATATGGATGGATCTTCCTTAACTCGTGAATTTGGTTTGTAATTTTAAAGTTGCTTCAAAGTAAAACAGTTATCTAATAATTACTTGCAAATCTACTATCAAGCGATCGCACAAAATTACCCCACCCCAGCCCTCCCCTTATCAAGGCAGGGTTAATTCATTGTGAAGGAAGAAATTTTTTTGATTTCTACTGTATGAGTATTTTATTGAAGTAGAAACAACTGCTATTGAATAGCAGTTGTTTCTACTTCGGTAATCTAGAAATAGTATTAGTAGAAGTAATCAACAGTTACAACCATGGGGAAAAGTAGATTATTTGAACTATCAAAACTTGTATCTGTACGAATTAATAGTAATTAACAGTTAATTGTAGAATCATCTGAGTTAAGCAGCTTAAATATCGCATCTAGATCATGAGCAATTAAGCGCATAGCAGAAGTTAAAGAAGCATAACCATGACAGCGAACAAGATTAATCACGATGCTGCGAATAATTGAAAAATTAGCCGCAGCTAAGAGTTGAGAAATACACGAGCTATCTTCATTAAAAACTACATCTTTAACCCAATGTAATCGATTTTCAATTCCCCAATGACCACGAATACCTTTGGCAAATTCAAGCGCACTAACCGTCAGACTACTAATGTAATAAACTACCTGATGGTAAGGTAGATCTGAACGAGTGCCTGTGCGCTCAACCTTAATCAGACGCTTGAGACCAAGCCATTGGGGGCTAATGCCGCTTAAATCTTCAAATACTGAAACTTTGCGGTGAGTGTAACGATCTCGGCTACGCTCAAAACTGTGCTCTATACTGGTAGGATTTGTTGAGTGGGTAATTGTTTTAATTTGTTGATGTAAGCAACTTTGATTGGCTTTGACAGCAATAACATAATCATTGCCACTTTCGACAATTAACTTGACAGTTTTTTTTGGCAATGTAGGGCATCAAAGGTAAACACTGCATCCCTAATATCTAATGATGCTAGCAGGGCTTGTACCGCGGCAATTTCACTACTTTTCTTTAACTTGTGATAGTGCTTCTATCAGGTTTGCTCCCATCTGTGCTGGAACCTCCTAGCTTGATATATACAGATTACCGGAGTTGAAAGATGCGCGCTAAGAGCGCACCCTTTCAACTCCAATAAAATTACCTGTAACCAATAGTGTAATTTTTCTCTCCCCACAATGAAGTAACCCTGGGGACTGAGGGGGGTAATCTTTAACCTTTTAAACAATTTCATCTCCTAAAGGCAACGCTAAACCGCATCCCCAACGCTTAAACGAAAAAGCTTCTTTAGGAAACCAAGCATCATCCCAATCTTGCCAAGATTGATTTATTTGCTGCTTCAAAACATAAACACTTCCAGCAGGTACAGCA
The Oculatellaceae cyanobacterium genome window above contains:
- a CDS encoding DUF309 domain-containing protein; protein product: MPNNEFLQGVEQFNQQEFYACHDTLEALWMEASEPQKRFYQGVLQIAVACYHLENHNWRGAVVLLGEGIARIKNYQPIYEEINVTDLVTESADLLTTLHELGAEKIADFVEQLEGADTSNNPSNYQLPKIKFANI
- a CDS encoding LptF/LptG family permease; translated protein: MDRYIAIELLMPFLFGVGAFSSLGVAIGSLFDLVRQVAESGLLIAIAVKVLLLKMPEFIVYAFPMSTLLSCLMTYSRFSSDSEIIALRSCGISIYRLILPAIVLSFMVTGMTFLFNELVVPAANYEASTTLSQALKKDQLNLKEENIFYPEYREEKINGQTTKTLARLFYADKFDGKQMKNLTILDWSRKGLNQIVTAEAATWNTQENTWDFFNGSIYIVAPDASYRNILKFEHQKLRLSRAPLDLASKGRDYGEMNIAQSLEYLKILNMSGDDKKITKLKVRIQQKISLPFVCLVFGIVGAALGIRPQRTGRATSFGVSVIVIFSYYLLSFISGALGQVSVLSPFLAAWLPNIFGLTAGGVMVLRVAR
- the lptB gene encoding LPS export ABC transporter ATP-binding protein encodes the protein MKIYLENVHKSYNKRVIVNRVNLSVSQGEIVGLLGPNGAGKTTTFYMATGLEKPDQGRVRLDALDITNLPMHERARLGIGYLAQEPSIFRHLSVLDNILLVLEQTNVPRREWGRRISSLIQEFRLEKVVYTKGNQVSGGERRRTEIARALAAGREGPKFLLLDEPFAGVDPIAVSEIQKIIAQLRDRRMGILITDHNVRETLAITDRGYIMRDGQILAAGSAEELYANPLVRQYYLGQNFQR
- a CDS encoding NADP-dependent isocitrate dehydrogenase, yielding MYEKITPPDTGSRITFQNGEPIVPDNPIIPFVRGDGTGVDIWPAAQKVFDAAVKTAYGDKRRISWFKVYAGDEACEKYGTYQYLPEDTLNAIKEYGIAIKGPLTTPVGGGIRSLNVALRQIHDLYACVRPCKYYQGTPSPHKNPEKLDVIVYRENTEDIYLGIEWRQGSEMANKIIHLLNNELIPATPEHGKKQIPLDSGIGIKPISKTGSQRLVRRAIQHALRLPSHKQMVTLVHKGNIMKYTEGAFRDWGYELAITEFRNQCVTERESWILSNKEKNPNITVAENAGEIEPGYNSLTEEKQAAICREVETVLNSIWETHGNGQWKEKVMVNDRIADSIFQQIQTRPDEYSILATMNLNGDYLSDAAAAIIGGLGMGPGANIGDYCAIFEATHGTAPKHAGLDRINPGSVILSGVMMLEFMGWQEAADLIKQGIGKAISNREVTYDLARMMEPPVETPLKCSEFAEAIIKNFS
- a CDS encoding ferredoxin thioredoxin reductase catalytic beta subunit translates to MNPANTDNQASEKNLEAMRHFSETYAKRTGTYFCVDPSVTAVVIEGLAKHKDDLGSPLCPCRHYEDKQAEVSAAFWNCPCVPMRERKECHCMLFLTPDNDFAGQQQEISLEEIIAVRESMA
- a CDS encoding GUN4 N-terminal ARM-like repeat domain-containing protein, producing MSDLTTTSPDTSDNIADIRYKFKSETEKNQQKLIPEVLSSGDVGLQLLMEFLCERRSSPPSLVDGIAYQALYQANSAKATEFLNTNFPTGIVPLKSERGIDYSPLQKLLAQQDFLEADRLSNLKLCELAGSDALQRKWLYFTEVENCPITDLQTINNLWLLHSEGKFGFSVQREMWLAVGKNWEKLWSKIGWKNGNAWTRYPNEFTWALTAPKGHLPLSNQLRGVRVISSLLSHPAWTINNAR
- a CDS encoding LptA/OstA family protein, which gives rise to MSAGGMILDFNRFGKLSLIVLSQSSSFKPVQTMISSYKLIDSLKRRLGLAIIAPLVVAGALAPLQLQNAQAQTSQDNRPLSVRADVQEYNSKTGVVTARGNVQVLYPSRQIQGTAAQAQYFSRERRIVMSGNVYILQQGNSLRGETITYLIDEGRFVALPKSNKQVESVYIVSEPNNSQP
- a CDS encoding VanZ family protein: MKLSQKGWIAASVVYFLIIVTIILLADSGKLINFSLAHPPYDKLGHFILYGIASFLFHRATGRVMIAVFRYPIPLGSFIFTIFTAAEEIWQSILPYRTASIEDFAASFSGIILFYWIGEIWDSKKIIKNKDN
- a CDS encoding response regulator transcription factor, with translation MKKILVVDDDRTLRTILIHHLHKHGYQIKEASSGVEALTVFEQDPPDVVVSDVMMPEMNGLEFCRQLRASRFGQLVPFIFISAKGELEDRIIGHTIGGDDYLTKPVDPRELIAKIEAQLERSRRIHSEMVMLMQHLASRSPAMPLPPAPEQPLIEKERTVEIALSTQPEDLPLTPAEARVFWEVIQGFTNKQISDRLFISPRTVQTHLSNILNKLDLANRSQLVRFAYENGYRLPEQK